In Halococcus agarilyticus, a single genomic region encodes these proteins:
- a CDS encoding L-lactate MFS transporter: MSSTGTDKNRWLIAASAVAIHLSIGSIYAYSIYQIPLNETQGWSTSSVTTAFSIAVFVLGITAAFLGSYVEKYGPRKSGLAAAVLYGLGMIGSGVSVLLGSLPLFLATFGVVGGMGIGLGYITPIGTLVEWFPDRRGMATGLAVMGFGAGALLTGPLGNFLIQGYGVATAFFALGALYFVLMAAGSSYLAKPPDGWLPEGMEDTPENQEEARSALSGISNLTAKEARTSPRFWMVWLIIFINVSAGIMLLAFASPMLQQIAGASATTAAFITGYIGIFNGGGRIVWASLSDYIGRTTTYAAFFAIQIVAFFLMPQVTGVWLLAGIIFLVITCYGGGFACLPAYLSDLFGTEEVSAIHGYALTAWGVAGVAGPQLASTILESTGNYTSALYVMNGALVVGLVTVVVLRWRIGKLQSASRTPSAAETATD; this comes from the coding sequence ATGTCATCCACAGGCACGGACAAGAACCGGTGGTTGATCGCGGCGTCGGCCGTCGCGATCCACCTGTCGATCGGCAGCATCTACGCGTACAGTATCTACCAGATACCGCTGAACGAGACGCAGGGGTGGAGCACGTCGAGCGTGACGACCGCCTTTTCCATCGCGGTGTTCGTCCTCGGGATCACGGCCGCCTTCCTGGGTAGCTACGTCGAGAAGTACGGCCCACGGAAATCCGGGCTGGCTGCGGCCGTCCTGTACGGTCTCGGGATGATCGGCTCCGGCGTGAGTGTCCTCCTCGGAAGCCTCCCGCTGTTCCTCGCCACGTTCGGGGTCGTCGGCGGGATGGGGATCGGGCTCGGATACATCACACCCATTGGAACGCTCGTCGAGTGGTTCCCCGACCGTCGGGGGATGGCCACCGGCCTCGCGGTGATGGGGTTCGGTGCCGGCGCGCTGCTGACCGGCCCGCTCGGGAACTTCCTGATCCAGGGCTACGGCGTCGCGACGGCCTTTTTCGCCCTCGGAGCGCTGTACTTCGTTCTGATGGCGGCGGGATCGAGCTATCTCGCCAAGCCGCCGGACGGATGGCTCCCCGAAGGGATGGAGGACACGCCGGAAAACCAGGAGGAGGCGAGAAGCGCGCTGTCGGGAATCAGCAACCTCACTGCGAAGGAAGCGCGCACGTCGCCACGCTTCTGGATGGTGTGGCTCATCATCTTCATCAACGTCTCCGCGGGCATCATGCTGCTCGCCTTTGCCTCGCCGATGCTCCAGCAGATCGCCGGCGCGAGCGCGACGACCGCCGCGTTCATCACCGGCTACATCGGCATCTTCAACGGCGGCGGCCGCATCGTGTGGGCCAGTCTGTCGGACTACATCGGCCGGACGACGACGTACGCGGCGTTTTTCGCCATTCAGATCGTCGCCTTCTTCCTGATGCCACAGGTCACGGGCGTCTGGCTCCTCGCGGGGATCATCTTCCTCGTCATCACGTGCTACGGCGGCGGGTTCGCCTGCCTGCCGGCGTACCTCAGCGACCTCTTCGGCACGGAGGAAGTCAGCGCGATCCACGGCTACGCGCTCACGGCGTGGGGCGTCGCCGGCGTGGCCGGCCCACAGCTCGCCTCGACGATCCTCGAATCGACGGGGAACTACACGAGCGCGCTGTACGTCATGAACGGTGCCCTCGTCGTGGGCCTCGTGACGGTCGTCGTCCTCCGGTGGCGGATCGGCAAGCTCCAGAGCGCGAGTCGGACTCCGAGCGCCGCGGAGACGGCGACCGACTGA
- a CDS encoding CehA/McbA family metallohydrolase gives MSQTATVAIDPHVHSEGSYDGREPVELLLEHVSEIDLDGIVVTDHDAIEESLRAAELAPEYGLLGIPGVEVSTSHGHLLAIGVETRPERGRPLAETVERIRDLGGVAVVPHPFQRSRHGVRKRNLTDCDAIEVYNSMVFTGYRNRRAKAFAAAREYPKVGASDAHILPNVGRAYTEIRIDLDAASLRPAAIDGRAVVEAMRAGATEIRGKRTPIHRSARQYAKGALRKATYLATSRMPVVPTVPASMSE, from the coding sequence ATGAGCCAGACGGCCACGGTCGCCATCGACCCACACGTTCACTCCGAGGGCTCGTACGACGGCCGGGAGCCGGTCGAACTCCTCCTCGAACACGTGAGCGAGATCGACCTCGACGGGATCGTCGTCACCGATCACGACGCGATCGAGGAGTCGCTCCGGGCGGCCGAACTCGCACCCGAGTACGGTCTGCTCGGGATCCCCGGCGTCGAGGTCTCGACCAGCCACGGCCACCTGCTCGCCATCGGCGTGGAGACCAGACCGGAGCGCGGCCGACCGCTCGCCGAAACGGTCGAACGAATCCGCGACCTCGGCGGCGTCGCAGTCGTTCCCCACCCTTTCCAGCGGAGCCGTCACGGCGTCAGGAAGCGCAACCTCACCGACTGTGACGCGATCGAGGTATACAACTCGATGGTGTTCACGGGCTATCGGAACCGCCGGGCAAAGGCCTTCGCCGCTGCCCGCGAGTATCCGAAGGTCGGCGCGAGCGACGCCCACATCCTCCCGAACGTCGGCCGAGCGTACACCGAGATCCGGATCGACCTCGACGCGGCGTCGCTTCGCCCCGCGGCCATCGACGGGAGGGCGGTCGTCGAGGCGATGCGTGCGGGCGCGACCGAGATCAGGGGCAAGCGCACCCCGATCCACCGGAGCGCGCGCCAGTACGCGAAGGGCGCACTCCGGAAGGCGACATATCTCGCGACATCGCGAATGCCGGTCGTCCCGACCGTCCCCGCCTCGATGAGCGAGTGA
- a CDS encoding rhomboid family intramembrane serine protease — MGRLAGSPTVQTLAIMAVVFAVQTLLRPFRILHTTLFVLGPTFPVRPWSLVTSVYAHGSLEHLIGNAVMLALVGLIVERSTTGFRYHAFFITTGVLAGLAQVIFLPGSRVLGASGAIFALLGYVAASNRVSGSVLDVLRLGRRAQIAIFVVLAVVVTVLTGSLQVALVAHFTGFLLGLLAGRMGLLAVGEPRDRTQVTSGPPG; from the coding sequence ATGGGTCGCCTCGCGGGAAGCCCGACGGTTCAGACGCTCGCGATCATGGCCGTCGTGTTCGCCGTACAGACGTTGTTGCGGCCGTTTCGGATCCTTCATACGACGCTGTTCGTTCTCGGTCCGACGTTTCCGGTGCGGCCGTGGTCGCTCGTGACGAGCGTCTACGCTCATGGATCCCTCGAACATCTCATCGGCAACGCGGTCATGCTCGCGCTGGTCGGGCTGATCGTCGAGCGTTCGACCACGGGATTTCGGTATCACGCCTTCTTCATTACGACGGGCGTGCTCGCAGGACTCGCCCAAGTGATCTTCCTCCCTGGAAGCCGGGTGCTCGGCGCGAGTGGCGCGATCTTCGCGCTGCTGGGGTACGTCGCCGCTAGCAATCGGGTGTCGGGGTCAGTGCTCGACGTACTCCGATTGGGTCGGCGAGCACAGATCGCGATCTTCGTCGTGCTCGCGGTCGTCGTTACGGTGTTGACTGGTTCACTCCAGGTTGCTCTCGTGGCGCATTTCACCGGGTTCCTGCTCGGACTGCTCGCCGGGCGGATGGGTCTGCTGGCGGTCGGCGAACCCCGGGACAGAACGCAAGTTACAAGCGGGCCGCCCGGATAA
- the rpsJ gene encoding 30S ribosomal protein S10, whose amino-acid sequence MMQQARVRLAGTSPADLDDICDDVREIATKTGVNLSGPIPLPTKELEVPIRKSPDGEGTATWEHWEMRVHKRLIDLDADERALRQLMRIQVPNDVSIEIVLED is encoded by the coding sequence ATAATGCAGCAGGCGCGCGTCCGCCTCGCCGGCACCAGCCCAGCGGACCTGGACGACATCTGCGACGACGTCCGCGAGATCGCCACCAAGACGGGGGTCAATCTCAGCGGGCCGATCCCGCTGCCGACCAAGGAGCTCGAAGTCCCGATCCGGAAGTCCCCCGATGGCGAGGGCACCGCCACGTGGGAGCACTGGGAGATGCGGGTCCACAAGCGGCTGATCGACCTCGACGCCGACGAGCGCGCACTCCGTCAGCTCATGCGGATCCAGGTGCCGAACGACGTCTCCATCGAGATCGTTCTCGAAGACTGA
- the tuf gene encoding translation elongation factor EF-1 subunit alpha, translating into MADKPHQNLAIIGHVDHGKSTLVGRLLYETGNVPEHVIEQQREEAEEKGKGGFEFAYVMDNLAEERERGVTIDIAHQEFDTDEYYFTIVDTPGHRDFVKNMITGASQADHAVLVVAADDGVQPQTQEHVFLARTLGIQELIVGVNKMDLVDYDQNDYDETVAEVKDLLGQVNFDTEDASFIPISAFEGDNIAEASENTDWYDEETILEALNSLPEPQPPTDAPLRLPIQDVYTISGIGTVPVGRVETGILETGNNVSFQPSDVGGEVKTVEMHHEEVPKAEPGDNVGFNVRGIGKDDIRRGDVCGPAEDPPKVAETFQAQVVVMQHPSVITAGYTPVFHAHTAQVACTIESIDSKIDPSSGDVSEENPDFIQSGDAAVVTVRPQKPLSIEPSSEIPELGSFAIRDMGQTIAAGKVLSVDQA; encoded by the coding sequence ATGGCAGACAAACCGCACCAGAACCTGGCCATCATCGGCCACGTCGACCACGGCAAGAGCACGCTCGTCGGACGCCTCCTCTACGAGACAGGCAACGTCCCCGAGCACGTCATCGAGCAGCAGCGAGAGGAAGCCGAAGAGAAGGGCAAGGGCGGCTTCGAGTTCGCCTACGTGATGGACAACCTCGCGGAGGAGCGAGAGCGCGGCGTCACCATCGACATCGCCCACCAGGAGTTCGACACCGACGAGTACTACTTCACCATCGTCGACACGCCTGGCCACCGCGACTTCGTGAAGAACATGATCACGGGCGCGAGCCAGGCCGATCACGCCGTGCTCGTCGTGGCGGCGGACGACGGCGTCCAGCCCCAGACACAGGAGCACGTCTTCCTCGCCCGCACCCTCGGGATCCAGGAGCTGATCGTCGGGGTCAACAAGATGGACCTCGTCGACTACGACCAGAACGACTACGACGAGACCGTCGCGGAGGTCAAGGACCTCCTCGGCCAGGTCAACTTCGACACCGAGGACGCGAGTTTCATCCCGATCTCGGCGTTCGAAGGCGACAACATCGCCGAGGCCTCGGAGAACACCGACTGGTACGACGAGGAGACCATCCTCGAAGCGCTCAACAGCCTGCCGGAGCCCCAGCCGCCGACCGACGCCCCGCTCCGACTCCCGATCCAGGACGTCTACACCATCTCGGGCATCGGTACTGTCCCCGTTGGACGGGTCGAGACAGGCATCCTCGAGACCGGGAACAACGTCTCCTTCCAGCCCTCTGATGTCGGCGGCGAGGTCAAGACCGTCGAGATGCACCACGAGGAGGTCCCCAAGGCAGAACCCGGTGACAACGTCGGGTTCAACGTCCGTGGGATCGGCAAGGACGACATCCGCCGGGGCGACGTCTGTGGCCCCGCCGAGGACCCGCCGAAGGTCGCCGAGACCTTCCAGGCGCAGGTCGTCGTGATGCAGCATCCGAGCGTGATCACCGCGGGCTACACCCCGGTCTTCCACGCTCACACCGCACAGGTCGCCTGCACCATCGAGTCGATCGATTCGAAGATCGACCCCTCCAGCGGCGACGTGTCGGAGGAGAACCCCGACTTCATCCAGTCGGGTGACGCCGCCGTCGTGACCGTGCGCCCGCAGAAGCCGCTGAGCATCGAGCCGTCGAGCGAGATCCCCGAACTCGGGAGCTTCGCCATCCGCGACATGGGTCAGACCATCGCCGCCGGCAAGGTCCTCTCGGTCGACCAGGCATAA